In Mytilus edulis chromosome 13, xbMytEdul2.2, whole genome shotgun sequence, a single window of DNA contains:
- the LOC139500690 gene encoding forkhead box protein L2-like → MENMKIKQNLDDSLTESDLDFKLRLYRSAKSQFSENFMDSKMWKPTIPEHVKFSGKCGIAARMENSSKQNDNKSTFEDKKQNNQKEETKESVNKPVKKTEEFSDPDVKPPYSYVALIAMAIKECDDKRLTLSGIYQYIMKKFPYYEKNKKGWQNSIRHNLSLNECFVKVPREGGGERKGNYWTLDPAFEDMFEKGNYRRRRRMRRPYRASISLPKPLFVDGHCSPYNQFSLTKPYFSPPAYSQYSQYSPWSLAPNSASPMSQINSYNSCNQSRVPPPGPSLAACSYSAMQSAMQMNNPGPTFPQFNDYSSMGSSSFPFPYRQQGEAVHYTYWSER, encoded by the coding sequence atggaaaacatgaaaataaaacaaaatttagatgACAGTTTGACGGAATCAGATTTGGATTTTAAATTAAGACTTTACCGCTCTGCGAAATCGCAATTCAGTGAAAACTTTATGGACTCGAAAATGTGGAAACCTACAATTCCTGAACATGTTAAATTTAGCGGAAAATGTGGAATCGCTGCAAGAATGGAGAATAGTAGCAAACAGAATGACAATAAATCTACTTTTGAAGATAAGAAGCAAAATAACCAGAAAGAGGAAACAAAGGAATCTGTGAATAAACCGGTGAAAAAAACTGAGGAATTTTCGGACCCCGATGTCAAACCACCATATTCTTATGTTGCTCTTATTGCTATGGCAATTAAAGAATGCGATGATAAAAGATTAACACTTAGTGGAATTTATCAATATATCATGAAGAAATTTCCCTACTATGAGAAAAATAAGAAAGGATGGCAAAATAGTATTCGTCACAATCTAAGTCTGAATGAATGTTTTGTAAAAGTCCCAAGAGAAGGTGGGGGAGAACGCAAAGGGAATTATTGGACTTTAGACCCTGCATTTGAAGACATGTTTGAGAAAGGAAACTACCGACGTCGACGAAGAATGCGTCGACCATACCGAGCATCGATATCTCTCCCGAAACCATTATTTGTGGACGGACACTGCTCTCCATACAACCAATTTTCTTTAACCAAACCGTATTTTTCACCGCCAGCGTATTCTCAGTATTCACAATATTCGCCGTGGTCTCTGGCACCAAATTCTGCATCTCCAATGTCACAAATAAACAGTTATAACAGTTGCAACCAGTCCCGTGTTCCGCCACCGGGTCCCAGTTTAGCGGCCTGTAGTTATAGTGCAATGCAATCAGCCATGCAAATGAACAATCCTGGACCAACATTTCCCCAGTTTAATGACTACAGTTCGATGGGCTCTAGTTCATTTCCCTTTCCTTACAGACAACAAGGAGAGGCGGTGCATTATACCTACTGGAGCGAGAG